The Dioscorea cayenensis subsp. rotundata cultivar TDr96_F1 chromosome 19, TDr96_F1_v2_PseudoChromosome.rev07_lg8_w22 25.fasta, whole genome shotgun sequence genome includes a window with the following:
- the LOC120284072 gene encoding uncharacterized protein LOC120284072, with protein sequence MKPKGGHRRDPAWKYGTKVEIDGDAKGYTHIRCNFCHEVVKRGVKGLNEHLACTHKNVTICHKVLEEVKQEMHSYLKISDIAKQVAQKRFDDMVDSGSYVGGRVSLKDVNSCPNPFETSSGGSSRGIRGPMDRFIANLEDGIEGVQGDPKSMNPTSANEAHNRSIGSYGQGLKPPTMYELRSWILEEEVKTTKAFIDEVRKTWTQIGVSILSDGRKDMRGRSLINFLANNPQGTIFLKSIDASNVVKDATMLFKLLDDVMVEDIGEELVIQVITNDAGFLTINLSA encoded by the exons ATGAAGCCAAAGGGAGGTCATAGAAGAGATCCGGCTTGGAAATATGGTACAAAGGTGGAGATTGATGGAGATGCAAAAGGATATACACACATTAGATGCAACTTTTGCCATGAAGTTGTTAAAAGAGGTGTAAAAGGATTGAATGAGCACCTTGCTTGTACTCATAAAAACGTCACCATTTGCCATAAAGTTCTCGAAGAAGTTAAACAAGAAATGCATTCATATTTGAAGATAAGTGATATAGCTAAACAAGTTGCACAAAAGAGATTTGATGATATGGTTGATTCAGGATCTTATGTTGGAGGTCGGGTATCCTTAAAAGATGTTAATTCTTGTCCGAATCCTTTTGAGACTTCAAGTGGTGGTTCTTCAAGAGGAATTAGAGGACCAATGGATAGATTCATTGCTAATTTGGAAGATGGCATAGAAGGTGTTCAAGGGGATCCAAAATCCATGAATCCTACAAGTGCAAACGAGGCTCATAATCGA TCAATTGGTTCATATGGTCAAGGTTTGAAACCCCCTACCATGTATGAACTTAGAAGTTGGATTTTAGAAGAGGAAgtgaaaacaactaaagcttTCATTGATGAGGTTCGGAAGACATGGACACAAATTGGAGTATCCATATTATCTGATGGTAGGAAGGATATGAGAGGAAGAAGTTTGATTAATTTTCTTGCCAATAATCCTCAGGGCACTATTTTCTTAAAATCTATTGATGCATCAAATGTTGTAAAAGATGCTACCATGTTGTTTAAGCTTCTTGATGATGTTATGGTGGAGGACATTGGAGAAGAGCTGGTTATTCAAGTGATAACTAATGATGCTGGCTTTCTAACAATTAATTTGAGTGCATAA